From Vagococcus jeotgali, one genomic window encodes:
- a CDS encoding DUF5652 family protein: METITAVFNPNNPLLYIVLIWSLAWKGTALWKASRNNQNIWFICLFIINTVGILEIIYILFFQRNKNIDRSSRRLKNRNK; the protein is encoded by the coding sequence ATGGAAACAATCACAGCGGTTTTCAACCCAAATAACCCATTATTATATATCGTGCTTATCTGGTCACTTGCATGGAAAGGGACTGCTTTATGGAAAGCTTCAAGGAATAATCAAAATATTTGGTTTATTTGTTTATTCATAATTAACACAGTCGGTATATTAGAGATTATCTATATACTATTTTTCCAACGTAATAAAAATATTGATAGAAGTTCTCGCCGACTTAAAAATAGAAACAAATAA